The following proteins are co-located in the Streptomyces sp. NBC_01198 genome:
- a CDS encoding carbohydrate kinase family protein, whose amino-acid sequence MSRAGRGLLVVGDTVTDVVARHAEPLAADTDTAARIAVLPGGAGANVACWAAHRGAPDVRLLSRVGADSADWHRAALAAAGVEPVLRVDREQPTAVVIALVDAAAERTLVTDSGAAFRLGPADWDEALLDGIGHVHLSGYLFFCEPGRELAALAGAAARARGLPVSVDPASAGFLRGLGVPRFLDLVAGTDLLLPNADEAALLSGTAEPAAAAAGLSGRCGTVVVTLGAGGALAATRGRVSARASAVPATAVDSTGAGDAFTGGLLAARLAGADLAEALAAGCRSGAEAVMAVGGRPAAP is encoded by the coding sequence GTGAGCCGGGCGGGCCGCGGGCTGCTGGTGGTCGGCGACACCGTGACCGATGTGGTGGCCCGGCACGCGGAGCCGCTGGCCGCGGACACCGACACCGCGGCCCGTATCGCGGTGCTGCCGGGCGGCGCGGGCGCCAACGTGGCCTGCTGGGCCGCCCATCGGGGCGCGCCTGACGTGCGGCTGCTGTCCAGGGTCGGCGCGGACTCCGCCGACTGGCACCGCGCGGCCCTGGCGGCGGCCGGCGTCGAGCCGGTGCTGCGGGTCGACCGGGAGCAGCCCACCGCGGTGGTGATCGCGCTGGTCGACGCCGCCGCGGAACGCACCCTGGTCACCGACAGCGGCGCCGCCTTCCGGCTCGGGCCGGCCGACTGGGACGAGGCGCTGCTCGACGGGATCGGCCATGTCCACCTCTCCGGCTACCTGTTCTTCTGCGAGCCGGGCCGGGAGCTGGCCGCCCTGGCCGGCGCGGCGGCCCGCGCCCGCGGCCTGCCGGTGAGCGTCGACCCGGCGTCCGCCGGTTTTCTGCGCGGCCTCGGGGTACCGCGCTTCCTGGACCTGGTCGCGGGCACGGACCTGCTGCTGCCGAACGCCGACGAGGCGGCGCTGCTGTCCGGTACCGCGGAACCGGCCGCCGCGGCGGCCGGGTTGAGCGGCCGCTGCGGCACCGTGGTGGTGACGCTCGGCGCGGGCGGCGCGCTGGCCGCGACCCGCGGGCGGGTCAGCGCTCGGGCATCCGCCGTGCCGGCGACCGCCGTTGACAGCACCGGGGCGGGCGACGCCTTCACCGGGGGGCTGCTCGCGGCCCGGCTGGCGGGCGCGGATCTCGCGGAGGCGCTGGCGGCCGGCTGCCGGAGCGGCGCCGAGGCCGTCATGGCGGTGGGCGGACGGCCGGCCGCTCCGTGA
- a CDS encoding chorismate mutase — protein sequence MSDQPTAEHTLVGDEQALRRLRELRGSIDNLDAALVHLLAERFKCTQQVGELKAAHDLPPADPAREADQIARLRRLAEDARLDPAFAEKFLNFIIDEVVRHHRAIAARPQQGDGNRR from the coding sequence ATGAGCGACCAGCCGACCGCCGAGCACACCCTGGTGGGTGACGAGCAGGCACTGCGGCGCCTGAGGGAGCTGCGCGGCAGCATCGACAACCTGGACGCGGCCCTGGTGCACCTGCTGGCCGAGCGCTTCAAGTGCACCCAGCAGGTCGGCGAGCTCAAGGCCGCCCACGACCTGCCGCCCGCCGACCCGGCCCGCGAGGCCGACCAGATCGCCCGGCTGCGCCGCCTCGCCGAGGACGCCAGGCTCGACCCGGCCTTCGCCGAGAAGTTCCTGAACTTCATCATCGACGAGGTCGTCCGCCACCACCGCGCGATCGCCGCGCGCCCCCAGCAGGGCGACGGGAATCGCAGGTGA